The nucleotide window CGGAATTTGATAGACCAACAACAAAACGATGACAAGCCCTACAATTAACCATGTTCTCGAAAACCTTCGTTCTTTTCTTTCTTCACTCACGATCTTTTCCCCTTCCATGCCTCAATCTTTTCCCGGATTTGCGGCAAATGGCGCAATGCTTCTTCCCGTCCTTGTTGAATGAGCGATTCCGTATCGTCGAATACAATCGCATTATTTGCCTGCATGATTGGTTTCATAAGAATGTCCGCTTCAATTTTTTTTGCTTTGACGAGTTCCCGAGCCATAATTTCCATACTTTGGATAATGACATCGTGAATGGATGACGTCGATGGGGTTTCGGGAAAATAAGAGACATCGACCGCGACGACGAGGTCTGCCCCCATGTCTGTCACAACATTTGCGGGAACGCGATCGATGACTCCTCCGTCAACGAGCAGATGCTCGCCGTAACGGACCGGGACGAAAATGCCGGGGATGGAAATGGTCGCCCGCAAAGCTTTTGCGATAGACCCGTTCGTAAAAAGAACCCTTTCCCCGCTGTTCAGATCGGTCGTAACCACGGTGGCAGGGATGTCCAGATTTTCTAGCATTTCCCCTTTCGTTAGCATAAAAAATAATTCTTCCAAGCGTTTGCCGCTCACGAGCCCCATCTTCGGGACGGTGAAATCAATATAATATTTTCTGCGAAACAGATTGGCCAGTTGTTTTAAATCATCAGCGGAACGCCCGAGAGCCGCTAACGTTCCAATAACCGCCCCCATACTGCTTCCCGCGATAAAATTAATGG belongs to Salicibibacter cibi and includes:
- a CDS encoding patatin-like phospholipase family protein, which translates into the protein MNDQPSVGLALGSGGARGFAHIGVLEVFEEEGIPINFIAGSSMGAVIGTLAALGRSADDLKQLANLFRRKYYIDFTVPKMGLVSGKRLEELFFMLTKGEMLENLDIPATVVTTDLNSGERVLFTNGSIAKALRATISIPGIFVPVRYGEHLLVDGGVIDRVPANVVTDMGADLVVAVDVSYFPETPSTSSIHDVIIQSMEIMARELVKAKKIEADILMKPIMQANNAIVFDDTESLIQQGREEALRHLPQIREKIEAWKGKRS